The following coding sequences lie in one Alloacidobacterium dinghuense genomic window:
- a CDS encoding glycine--tRNA ligase subunit alpha → MASASVLTKKEPLTFQQLLFRLQSFWAERGCVLQQPYDVEVGAGTMSPDTFLRVLGTKPINIAYAQPSRRPADGRYGENPNRLYKHTQFQVILKPPPADIQDVYLESLAAIGIDLREHDIKFEEDNWESPTLGAWGIGWQVMLDGLEITQFTYFQQCGGIDLDPISGEITYGLERIAAFLQDVESIYDIVWARDPISGRAVTYGEVRFEEELQFSVYNFEAAEVEKLWEHLRMYEAECQTLLASFNDLRKLEAGKKAHDRILHDNGPAEPERDVVVEVRRFPVLSAYDLCLKCSHLFNLLDARGAISVTERVGVIARIRNLAVGVAKAYAAQQEAKESQN, encoded by the coding sequence GTGGCATCTGCCTCCGTTCTGACTAAGAAAGAACCCCTTACTTTTCAGCAATTGCTGTTTCGCCTGCAGAGCTTCTGGGCGGAGCGTGGGTGCGTTTTGCAGCAGCCTTATGACGTGGAAGTGGGCGCTGGCACGATGTCTCCGGACACGTTTTTGCGGGTGCTGGGGACGAAGCCGATCAACATTGCTTACGCGCAGCCGTCGCGGCGGCCTGCGGATGGGCGGTATGGGGAGAATCCCAACCGGCTGTACAAGCACACGCAATTTCAGGTGATTCTGAAGCCGCCGCCGGCGGATATTCAGGACGTGTACCTTGAGTCGCTGGCTGCGATCGGGATCGATCTGCGTGAGCACGATATCAAGTTCGAGGAAGACAACTGGGAGTCGCCGACGCTGGGCGCGTGGGGCATTGGCTGGCAGGTGATGCTGGACGGGCTCGAGATTACGCAATTCACGTACTTTCAGCAGTGCGGCGGCATCGATCTCGATCCGATCTCGGGCGAGATTACGTATGGGCTGGAGCGCATTGCGGCCTTTCTGCAGGATGTGGAGTCGATCTACGACATTGTGTGGGCGCGCGACCCAATTTCTGGCCGCGCGGTGACGTACGGCGAAGTGCGATTCGAGGAGGAGCTGCAGTTCTCGGTCTACAACTTTGAGGCGGCCGAGGTTGAGAAGCTGTGGGAGCATCTGCGGATGTACGAGGCTGAGTGCCAGACGCTGCTTGCGAGTTTCAACGACCTGCGGAAGCTCGAAGCGGGCAAGAAAGCGCACGACCGGATTCTGCACGACAATGGTCCGGCGGAACCAGAGCGGGATGTCGTGGTAGAAGTAAGGCGCTTTCCGGTGCTGAGTGCTTACGATCTGTGCCTGAAGTGCTCGCACCTGTTTAACCTGCTTGATGCGCGCGGCGCGATTTCGGTGACGGAGCGCGTGGGGGTGATTGCACGTATCCGCAATCTTGCGGTTGGAGTGGCCAAAGCCTACGCGGCGCAGCAGGAAGCCAAAGAAAGCCAGAATTAG
- the recO gene encoding DNA repair protein RecO codes for MTVHQAEAVVLRTWPIHEADLIVSLLTRDQGKIKGVAKAASKSRRRFGGALEPMTHVLANYAEKPRQELVRLDSFEIVTSPLSDSVDYTRAAALAFYSEVLEEILPDRDPQDAVFRLVLAVLDHTRTGGIWMPVTYFALWITRLMGWMPDVLHCTVCGEAFVGRPAYWHAHADGLVCVDHKRLASSTLSVESLAMALRIFRQPITVFANEDWPRSRAADLRRFAIQGLERHLERRLTTAVALAKLGG; via the coding sequence GTGACTGTCCATCAGGCTGAAGCCGTTGTGCTCCGCACCTGGCCTATTCATGAGGCCGACCTGATCGTGTCACTGCTGACGCGTGATCAGGGGAAGATCAAGGGCGTTGCCAAGGCTGCCAGCAAGAGCCGGCGGCGTTTTGGCGGAGCGCTGGAGCCGATGACGCACGTTCTGGCCAATTATGCGGAGAAGCCTCGGCAGGAGCTGGTTCGGCTGGATTCGTTTGAGATTGTTACATCTCCGCTTTCTGATTCGGTGGATTACACGCGGGCGGCGGCGTTGGCGTTCTATTCCGAGGTGCTGGAGGAGATTTTGCCGGATCGTGATCCGCAGGATGCCGTCTTTCGGTTGGTGCTGGCGGTTCTCGATCACACGAGAACGGGCGGTATCTGGATGCCGGTGACTTACTTTGCGCTTTGGATCACGCGGCTGATGGGGTGGATGCCCGATGTTCTGCATTGCACGGTCTGTGGCGAGGCGTTTGTCGGGCGGCCTGCGTATTGGCACGCGCATGCGGACGGGTTGGTGTGTGTTGATCATAAGAGGCTGGCGAGTTCTACGCTTTCCGTTGAGTCTCTGGCGATGGCGCTGCGCATCTTTCGGCAGCCGATTACAGTGTTTGCGAACGAAGATTGGCCGCGTAGCCGTGCGGCTGATCTTCGGCGGTTCGCAATACAGGGTTTGGAGCGGCATCTGGAGCGGAGGCTGACAACGGCGGTTGCGTTGGCGAAGCTTGGTGGATGA